A genomic stretch from Kovacikia minuta CCNUW1 includes:
- a CDS encoding TetR/AcrR family transcriptional regulator, which yields MSKQAHVSSLLNLFRQFGYDGVTLSKISQATGLGKASLYHHFPGGKDEMVETVLIALRQGCGANCFGNA from the coding sequence ATGTCTAAACAGGCGCATGTGTCCTCGTTGCTCAACTTATTTCGGCAATTTGGTTATGACGGAGTGACCCTCTCAAAAATTTCTCAGGCAACAGGTCTGGGTAAGGCAAGCCTGTATCACCACTTTCCGGGGGGGAAGGATGAGATGGTGGAAACAGTGTTGATTGCACTGAGGCAGGGATGTGGAGCAAATTGTTTTGGAAACGCTTGA
- a CDS encoding LmrA/YxaF family transcription factor — METLEGEGDALTRLQQMCDRISQVYEGGEKPCLLAALLLGSAKEVFQPQLYGMLQTWINAIARVLIAAGMDETLARQRGENGVIAIQGALMVSQGLGDTAPFQRVIYQLPQELCRGL; from the coding sequence TTGGAAACGCTTGAGGGTGAAGGCGATGCCCTAACTCGCTTGCAACAGATGTGCGATCGCATCAGCCAGGTTTATGAGGGTGGGGAAAAACCGTGTTTACTGGCTGCCCTCCTGCTGGGTTCTGCCAAAGAGGTGTTTCAGCCGCAGTTGTACGGTATGCTGCAAACCTGGATCAATGCAATTGCCCGTGTCCTGATTGCAGCAGGGATGGATGAGACCCTGGCTCGACAACGGGGAGAGAACGGTGTGATTGCCATTCAGGGTGCTCTAATGGTGTCCCAGGGGTTAGGGGATACGGCTCCATTTCAACGAGTTATTTATCAACTGCCACAGGAATTATGTCGGGGATTGTAG
- a CDS encoding glutathione S-transferase N-terminal domain-containing protein: MKLFYMPGACSLAPHIVLEWIGKPFELGRVERGKTREPEFIAVNPVGKVPALVEEDGRVLTEAEAILLYLAEKFPDRQLGASPTAEARYEMHKWMSYLTGDVHPAFYPYFLPHRYIEDQQQHPAIQEAAYKQIDACFQLLDRHMENRTYMVEDRRTILDPYLFVFCRWGNILPKPFTDYPNLHRFLTHFAEDEGVKQAMRAQGINR; this comes from the coding sequence ATGAAGCTGTTTTATATGCCTGGAGCCTGTTCGCTTGCGCCTCACATTGTATTGGAGTGGATTGGCAAACCCTTTGAACTAGGGCGAGTTGAGCGGGGCAAAACCCGCGAACCCGAGTTTATTGCGGTTAATCCAGTGGGTAAGGTGCCTGCCCTGGTTGAGGAGGATGGTCGAGTCTTAACCGAGGCTGAAGCGATTTTACTTTACCTGGCGGAGAAGTTTCCCGATCGACAACTGGGTGCCAGCCCAACGGCAGAAGCCCGGTATGAAATGCATAAGTGGATGTCTTACTTGACGGGAGATGTCCACCCTGCCTTCTATCCCTACTTTCTGCCTCATCGGTACATTGAGGATCAGCAACAGCATCCTGCGATTCAGGAAGCGGCTTACAAACAAATTGATGCCTGTTTTCAATTACTCGATCGCCACATGGAGAATCGAACCTATATGGTAGAAGATCGCCGCACGATTCTTGATCCCTACCTGTTTGTCTTTTGCCGATGGGGGAATATCCTGCCCAAGCCGTTTACCGACTATCCCAATTTGCACCGTTTTCTGACACATTTTGCAGAAGATGAGGGTGTGAAGCAAGCCATGCGCGCACAGGGTATCAACCGTTGA
- a CDS encoding TetR/AcrR family transcriptional regulator, which yields MSRTSRAAAETRDRLLKAAIEVFSTEGYVGATTREIARVAEVSEVTLFRHFQSKEQLLSAVAQHITALRTEAFTHQDEWTYDLRRDLLHYAKLHDDMLEEYEALFRMFIGEAHRHPTEAVEVLQQSFLPLRENLISYLKNCIKRGRVHPDVDLLLAVDQLTGMLLSGMIRRHVSPVKRGYTRKQYIEGCVDLFVRGLSTTPSSASHAPPSSSSLST from the coding sequence ATGAGTCGAACAAGCCGAGCCGCTGCCGAAACCCGCGATCGTCTCCTAAAAGCCGCGATCGAAGTTTTCTCTACAGAAGGCTATGTGGGTGCAACAACGCGTGAAATTGCGCGTGTTGCAGAGGTGAGTGAAGTCACTTTATTTCGCCACTTTCAAAGCAAAGAACAACTACTCAGTGCGGTTGCCCAGCATATAACCGCATTACGAACGGAGGCATTCACTCACCAGGACGAGTGGACCTATGACCTGCGGCGCGATCTTTTACATTATGCGAAGCTCCATGACGACATGCTAGAAGAGTATGAAGCTCTATTTCGGATGTTTATTGGTGAAGCGCATCGGCATCCCACAGAAGCCGTAGAAGTCCTTCAACAATCATTTTTACCACTTCGCGAAAATCTCATTTCCTACTTAAAAAATTGTATTAAGCGAGGTCGTGTTCACCCCGATGTTGATCTATTGCTAGCCGTCGATCAACTCACGGGAATGCTGCTGTCCGGGATGATTCGTCGTCATGTTTCTCCGGTTAAGCGCGGGTACACCCGCAAGCAGTACATCGAGGGGTGCGTAGATTTATTTGTGCGGGGACTGAGCACAACTCCGTCTTCTGCCAGCCATGCCCCACCCTCTAGCAGCAGTCTGTCAACTTAG
- a CDS encoding pirin family protein, whose protein sequence is MITLRPAQERGSAYFGWLDSRHTFSFGEYYDPNHMGFADLRVINEDKVSPGQGFSTHGHRDMEIISYVLEGALEHKDSIGTGSVIRPGDVQRMSAGTGIMHSEYNASKTEPVHFLQIWILPEKKGIQPGYEQKTFADAEKRGKLRLVGSRDGRDGSITIHQNIDLYATTLHAEDKVSHTFGDGRVGWLQVARGAVQLNGQPLTAGDGAAISDEPVITLQGAASDAEVLLFDMAA, encoded by the coding sequence ATGATTACCCTTCGACCCGCCCAAGAACGCGGTTCTGCTTACTTTGGCTGGCTTGATAGTCGTCACACATTTTCATTTGGTGAGTACTACGACCCGAATCACATGGGCTTTGCTGATCTCCGAGTTATCAATGAAGATAAGGTTTCCCCCGGTCAAGGTTTTAGTACCCACGGGCATCGAGATATGGAAATCATTTCCTATGTCCTGGAAGGTGCACTGGAGCATAAAGATAGCATCGGGACTGGCTCAGTAATTCGTCCTGGAGATGTGCAACGGATGTCGGCTGGAACGGGCATCATGCACAGCGAATACAATGCCTCAAAAACTGAACCGGTTCACTTCTTGCAAATCTGGATTCTGCCAGAAAAGAAAGGAATTCAACCAGGCTATGAACAAAAAACATTTGCCGATGCTGAAAAGCGGGGTAAGTTGCGCCTCGTTGGTTCCCGCGATGGTCGAGACGGTTCAATTACCATTCATCAAAACATCGATCTTTATGCTACGACTCTGCATGCAGAGGATAAAGTCAGTCATACTTTTGGCGACGGACGAGTGGGCTGGTTACAAGTGGCGAGAGGTGCTGTGCAATTGAATGGTCAACCTCTGACCGCTGGTGATGGAGCCGCAATTTCCGATGAGCCTGTGATTACGCTGCAAGGCGCAGCCAGCGATGCTGAAGTATTACTCTTTGATATGGCAGCATAG
- a CDS encoding sterol desaturase family protein, whose amino-acid sequence MLEAIAVAWFLLVIGDFFSTFCYHIPEHVFGNLHLKTHHSSKKNFRHYAILIPNFQVLLDGILGALPYLLVAIPLWSVSPAGVIGGLAFGQFHVWWRHTSVLGWQTPQFITSLCRILYITTPERHWLHHQKTSLGYGDIFTFFEQPAKGWLRWLRLARFQRLIPCARMACFTPSSSAKCVRKRCKLG is encoded by the coding sequence ATGCTTGAAGCGATCGCTGTTGCCTGGTTCCTATTAGTGATTGGCGACTTTTTTTCTACTTTCTGTTATCACATTCCTGAACATGTATTTGGGAACCTTCATCTTAAAACGCACCATTCTTCTAAGAAGAATTTTCGCCATTATGCCATTCTCATTCCCAATTTTCAGGTGCTACTGGATGGCATTTTAGGAGCATTGCCCTATCTTCTGGTAGCTATCCCACTGTGGTCTGTTTCTCCTGCTGGTGTCATTGGCGGATTAGCCTTTGGGCAATTCCATGTGTGGTGGAGACACACCAGTGTGCTGGGGTGGCAAACACCGCAGTTCATCACCTCCCTTTGCCGGATTCTGTACATTACAACTCCGGAGCGGCATTGGTTGCATCACCAAAAGACAAGCCTGGGATATGGGGACATCTTCACGTTCTTTGAGCAACCTGCAAAGGGGTGGCTCCGCTGGTTGCGCCTGGCGAGATTTCAACGGTTGATACCCTGTGCGCGCATGGCTTGCTTCACACCCTCATCTTCTGCAAAATGTGTCAGAAAACGGTGCAAATTGGGATAG
- a CDS encoding DUF4278 domain-containing protein — protein MKLQYRGQSYHSQSSSSPTPLWAEMLKYRGSTYTVATRSNLATEPHPQTLKYRGISYVV, from the coding sequence ATGAAGCTGCAATACCGTGGTCAATCCTATCACTCCCAATCCAGTAGCTCCCCAACCCCTTTATGGGCTGAAATGCTGAAGTATCGTGGTAGCACTTACACCGTTGCAACTCGCTCCAATTTAGCAACGGAACCTCACCCGCAGACGCTTAAATATCGTGGAATTAGCTACGTCGTTTGA
- a CDS encoding pyridoxamine 5'-phosphate oxidase family protein codes for MTILGWTQFESPFHEGERAIQTRLGVQDRIDKQGRRVIRSRLPEQHRQFFAQSPYVMVGTVDATGNPWASILVGEPGFISSPDDRTLHVAAQPLFGDPLAANLADGVDIGFLGIELHTRRRNRINGVVTTTNVDGFEVRVGQSFGNCPQYIQARMYKLEEFDPTTPKPIREITALSEPERAAIAAADTFFIATAYQAASAGSASGVDVSHRGGIPGFVRIDDDQTLTIPDFSGNYHFNTFGNLELNPRAGLLFVDFAQGSLLYLTGTARVVWEGAEISTYPGAERLLRFHLEHGYHVEDSLPLRWSTPQFSPYLEGLGPWP; via the coding sequence ATGACAATTTTAGGTTGGACTCAATTTGAGTCTCCTTTCCATGAAGGTGAACGGGCAATTCAAACTCGGTTGGGTGTTCAGGACCGGATAGATAAGCAAGGGCGACGGGTGATTCGATCGCGCCTTCCAGAACAGCATCGTCAGTTTTTTGCCCAATCACCCTATGTCATGGTGGGAACGGTTGATGCCACAGGTAATCCCTGGGCGTCAATTCTAGTGGGTGAACCTGGCTTTATTTCTTCGCCCGACGATCGTACCCTGCACGTAGCCGCTCAGCCGCTGTTTGGTGATCCATTAGCAGCCAATCTTGCAGATGGGGTCGATATTGGTTTCCTCGGTATTGAATTGCATACCCGTCGCCGCAATCGAATCAATGGAGTGGTGACGACAACCAATGTTGATGGATTTGAAGTACGGGTGGGGCAAAGCTTTGGTAATTGCCCCCAATACATTCAGGCACGGATGTATAAACTGGAGGAGTTCGATCCAACCACTCCCAAGCCAATCCGCGAAATAACCGCTTTGTCAGAACCGGAACGAGCGGCGATCGCTGCTGCTGACACTTTCTTTATTGCCACTGCCTACCAGGCAGCCTCAGCGGGCAGTGCAAGTGGGGTCGATGTCTCTCACCGAGGGGGTATCCCTGGTTTTGTCCGCATTGATGATGACCAAACCCTGACCATCCCCGATTTTTCAGGTAATTACCACTTCAATACCTTTGGTAATCTCGAACTGAATCCACGCGCTGGGCTGTTATTTGTAGATTTTGCACAGGGCAGCCTGTTGTACCTGACAGGCACTGCCAGAGTGGTTTGGGAGGGAGCAGAAATTAGCACCTATCCCGGAGCAGAACGATTACTGCGGTTTCACCTAGAGCACGGCTATCACGTGGAAGATAGCCTACCGCTGCGCTGGTCAACTCCCCAATTCTCTCCCTATCTAGAGGGTCTCGGACCCTGGCCCTGA
- a CDS encoding glutathione S-transferase family protein, translating into MIKLYGHEMSGNSYKARLFLELLKIEYEWIKVDLMKGEHKSPEYLALNPFGQVPLLVDGDTKLADAQAILVYLARQYGGERWLPTDALSLAQVVRWLSTTAGEIRQGPENARLYYLFGATNINIDRAHQKAEHILSQLNQHLSDRQWLEFNRPTIADIAIFPYVALARDGKIDLDAYPNVLTWIDRVKQLSGYIPMTGL; encoded by the coding sequence ATGATCAAACTCTATGGTCACGAAATGTCTGGGAACAGCTACAAAGCCAGACTGTTTCTAGAACTACTCAAGATCGAATATGAATGGATCAAAGTGGACCTGATGAAAGGTGAACACAAATCGCCAGAATATTTAGCATTGAACCCGTTTGGGCAGGTTCCCTTACTGGTGGATGGGGATACGAAATTAGCTGATGCTCAAGCCATTTTGGTTTACCTGGCGCGGCAGTATGGTGGCGAACGATGGCTACCTACTGATGCGCTCTCTCTAGCTCAGGTCGTGCGCTGGCTCTCAACAACTGCGGGAGAAATTCGCCAGGGGCCTGAAAACGCACGGCTCTATTACTTATTCGGTGCAACCAATATCAATATCGATCGTGCCCACCAAAAAGCCGAACATATTCTGTCTCAATTAAACCAACATTTAAGCGATCGCCAATGGCTAGAATTTAACCGCCCCACCATTGCGGATATTGCAATCTTTCCTTATGTTGCCCTGGCACGGGATGGGAAAATTGATCTTGATGCCTATCCTAATGTGCTGACCTGGATCGATCGGGTCAAGCAATTATCTGGATATATTCCAATGACAGGATTGTAG
- a CDS encoding DHA2 family efflux MFS transporter permease subunit, which translates to MSNTPYSPSRSRHSKRSQSRQPSKKSSDAAAGYIQGPLKWAIALTASLGAILEVIDTSIVNVALTDMQATLGATVTEIGWVVTGYAIANVVLIPLSAWLGDFFGKKTYFVFSMIGFTAASVLCGLSINLPMLVAARILQGLCGGGLLAKAQAILFETFPPAEQGVAQSVFGVGVIAGPAIGPTLGGYLTDTLGWRWIFFINLPVGILAVIMAIVFLRPDAKQHARTPAKVDWAGIMLLCIAVGSLQAFLEEGEKEDWFESGFITTLAIAGSIGLILFVWRELSAKAPAVDLRVLRHKSLAAGSLYSGILGMGLYGALFAVPLFAQGVLGFSATQTGWLLAPGALASAIMMVLLGKISTKVDARILIGLGAVGTTAVMFDLAKITPQTGTDDLFWPLIWRGATTVLMFLPLSLAALGSIPKKDISAGSGFYNLTRQLGGSIGIAILTTLLDQRESFHRAILLSKLTPYDLETSQRLTALSGLFQSRGSDAATAQQQAIASLSQLVNNQAAILSYADIFRFVGIVFLCSLPLLLFLGKGGAGARTTAVH; encoded by the coding sequence ATGTCTAATACACCCTATTCCCCATCCCGATCGCGACACTCCAAACGATCGCAATCCCGTCAACCATCGAAGAAATCTAGCGATGCTGCTGCTGGATACATCCAGGGTCCATTGAAATGGGCGATCGCTCTAACCGCATCCCTGGGTGCCATTTTAGAAGTGATTGATACCAGCATTGTGAATGTTGCCCTCACCGACATGCAAGCAACCCTGGGAGCAACTGTCACCGAGATTGGCTGGGTGGTAACGGGTTACGCGATCGCCAACGTGGTGTTAATTCCGCTCTCTGCCTGGCTAGGTGATTTCTTTGGCAAGAAAACCTACTTTGTTTTCTCCATGATTGGGTTTACTGCTGCCTCAGTTCTTTGCGGGTTGTCTATCAATCTGCCCATGCTGGTTGCTGCCCGAATATTGCAGGGCTTATGTGGCGGTGGTCTATTAGCAAAAGCGCAGGCAATCCTGTTTGAGACTTTTCCCCCAGCGGAACAGGGGGTGGCGCAGTCCGTGTTTGGTGTTGGGGTGATTGCGGGTCCCGCGATCGGTCCTACCCTGGGAGGCTACCTAACCGATACGTTGGGTTGGCGGTGGATTTTCTTTATCAACCTGCCCGTTGGTATTCTGGCAGTAATTATGGCGATCGTGTTTCTTCGACCTGACGCCAAACAACATGCTCGAACTCCGGCAAAAGTAGACTGGGCAGGAATCATGCTGCTGTGTATTGCCGTAGGCAGCTTGCAGGCTTTTCTAGAAGAAGGGGAAAAGGAAGACTGGTTTGAGTCAGGTTTCATTACCACTCTGGCGATCGCAGGAAGCATTGGACTCATTCTGTTTGTCTGGCGAGAGCTTAGCGCAAAAGCACCTGCGGTTGATCTGCGCGTTTTGCGGCATAAATCCCTGGCAGCGGGTAGCCTTTATTCGGGCATTCTGGGTATGGGGTTGTATGGAGCCCTGTTTGCCGTACCCCTGTTTGCCCAGGGTGTGTTGGGCTTTTCGGCAACTCAAACCGGATGGTTACTTGCTCCCGGTGCTTTGGCTTCCGCAATCATGATGGTTCTGTTAGGCAAAATTTCGACAAAGGTAGATGCTCGGATTTTGATTGGATTGGGTGCCGTTGGGACAACAGCAGTCATGTTCGATCTGGCAAAAATTACACCCCAAACCGGGACGGATGATTTGTTTTGGCCGCTGATCTGGCGAGGTGCAACGACAGTGCTGATGTTCCTCCCTTTAAGTTTGGCGGCACTGGGTTCCATTCCCAAGAAAGATATATCGGCTGGATCGGGCTTCTACAACCTCACTCGTCAACTGGGTGGCAGTATTGGCATTGCAATTCTGACCACACTGCTCGATCAACGCGAATCTTTTCATCGAGCAATTTTGTTGTCCAAATTGACCCCCTATGATTTAGAGACGAGCCAACGCCTGACTGCACTTTCAGGTTTATTTCAGAGTCGCGGCTCGGATGCTGCAACGGCTCAACAGCAAGCGATCGCCTCCCTTTCCCAATTGGTCAATAACCAGGCAGCCATCCTGTCCTACGCTGATATTTTTCGCTTCGTTGGCATTGTCTTTCTCTGTTCATTGCCACTTCTGTTGTTTCTGGGTAAGGGAGGGGCTGGAGCCAGAACGACTGCGGTGCACTAA
- a CDS encoding HlyD family secretion protein, with protein sequence MKPPQIQSHPTEPDSIDIQTLTSLEKSEHQKYQNNQPNDRLNQHQNQSFSNQDSEETKQSVELEELEQDSHPHRHASNGSTATDDEAVESDMENGEEIGEQSKAGNKKRRGALLIIGAIVLAIGSIFGLRWWQFQSTHVSTDNAQIKGHLSPISAKVPATIKQVLVNDGDYVKAGQTLVVLEDQDLNLKVQQAEANLAAAQAALRSARDTVSVTSQTNPTQVQQAQSSLAARASAVRAAQASVNQAQAKVETNQANAEQAQTAVDKTQADLRRYQLLYKEGAIPAQQLDTAQAAYKDAQAGLVAANKTVAQAEADVKNAQAQLQSAQAEVAAAQGQVAEKQVSGQTVTVQKDQQQQAQAQVKQAQVELQLAHQQIAYTVVKAPISGYVGQITAQVGQKVAAEQPFLSIVPLQTDEVYVDANFKETTLGKLQIGEKAEVEVDAYPGETFQATIAGMSPATGASFALIPPDNATGNFNKVVQWVPIRLAFDPNTDPQHKLRPGLSVKVTVDTTTGAQSASAQTTH encoded by the coding sequence ATGAAACCACCTCAAATACAAAGTCATCCCACTGAACCAGACTCGATCGATATCCAAACTTTAACGAGTCTGGAAAAATCTGAGCATCAAAAATATCAGAACAATCAACCAAATGATCGTTTAAATCAACATCAGAACCAATCGTTCTCTAATCAGGATTCGGAGGAAACAAAACAATCCGTTGAGCTAGAAGAATTAGAACAAGATAGCCATCCCCATAGGCATGCATCTAATGGTTCTACTGCAACAGACGATGAGGCAGTAGAAAGTGATATGGAGAATGGGGAAGAAATTGGTGAACAGTCGAAGGCAGGTAACAAGAAACGTCGGGGGGCTTTGCTGATCATTGGTGCGATCGTCCTGGCAATTGGCTCTATTTTTGGATTGCGGTGGTGGCAATTTCAAAGTACCCATGTTTCCACAGACAATGCCCAGATTAAGGGACATCTCTCTCCGATCTCAGCTAAAGTTCCGGCAACGATCAAGCAAGTGCTGGTCAATGATGGTGATTATGTGAAAGCAGGACAGACCTTAGTTGTTTTAGAAGACCAGGATTTAAACTTGAAAGTGCAACAGGCGGAAGCAAATTTGGCAGCTGCCCAAGCAGCTCTGAGATCGGCAAGAGATACGGTGAGTGTCACCAGCCAAACCAATCCCACCCAGGTACAACAAGCTCAGTCCAGTCTGGCAGCAAGGGCATCAGCAGTGAGGGCAGCCCAGGCGAGTGTGAATCAAGCACAGGCAAAGGTGGAAACCAACCAGGCGAACGCAGAGCAGGCCCAAACAGCGGTTGATAAAACCCAAGCCGATCTTCGTCGCTATCAGTTGCTTTACAAGGAAGGCGCAATTCCAGCCCAACAATTGGATACGGCACAAGCAGCCTATAAGGACGCACAAGCCGGGTTAGTTGCAGCAAACAAGACCGTCGCCCAGGCTGAGGCAGACGTAAAAAATGCCCAGGCACAACTGCAAAGCGCTCAGGCGGAGGTTGCGGCGGCTCAAGGGCAGGTTGCTGAAAAGCAGGTATCCGGGCAGACGGTAACGGTTCAAAAAGACCAGCAGCAACAGGCACAGGCGCAGGTCAAGCAGGCACAAGTAGAACTGCAACTTGCCCATCAACAAATTGCCTATACCGTAGTTAAAGCGCCTATTAGTGGTTATGTGGGGCAAATTACCGCACAGGTAGGTCAAAAAGTGGCGGCTGAGCAACCCTTCCTATCGATCGTGCCCCTACAAACCGATGAGGTTTATGTGGATGCCAACTTTAAGGAAACCACTCTAGGTAAGCTGCAAATTGGTGAGAAAGCTGAGGTTGAGGTTGATGCTTATCCAGGTGAAACATTTCAAGCCACGATCGCAGGGATGAGCCCAGCGACCGGAGCGAGCTTTGCCCTAATTCCCCCTGACAATGCTACCGGCAACTTTAACAAGGTCGTGCAGTGGGTTCCGATTCGCCTGGCTTTTGATCCCAACACAGATCCACAACACAAGCTAAGACCTGGACTTAGCGTGAAGGTCACAGTCGATACAACAACAGGGGCGCAGTCCGCTTCAGCCCAAACAACTCATTAA